A region of Halalkaliarchaeum desulfuricum DNA encodes the following proteins:
- a CDS encoding 50S ribosomal protein L16 — protein MSDKPASMYREISKPAYTRREYVTGVPGSKIAQHNMGNLQSDPDDYPIHISLRVEEEVQLRHGALESARLSANRHLLQEIDQENYKMVLRKFPHHVIRENKQATGAGADRVSDGMRQSFGKPVGTAARIGADEPVFTAYCHPEDADTVKEAFRRAYNKISPPCRIVVEKGEKLLVA, from the coding sequence ATGTCAGACAAACCCGCCTCCATGTACCGGGAGATCAGCAAACCGGCGTACACCCGTCGGGAGTACGTCACTGGGGTCCCGGGATCGAAGATCGCACAGCACAACATGGGCAACCTGCAGTCGGATCCGGATGACTACCCGATCCATATCAGCCTCCGGGTCGAAGAGGAGGTCCAGCTCCGTCACGGCGCCCTCGAGTCGGCCCGCCTGTCGGCCAACCGCCACCTGCTGCAGGAGATCGACCAGGAGAACTACAAGATGGTGCTCCGGAAGTTCCCCCACCACGTGATCCGGGAGAACAAGCAGGCGACCGGCGCGGGCGCGGACCGCGTCTCCGACGGGATGCGCCAGTCGTTCGGCAAGCCTGTCGGCACCGCCGCCCGTATCGGCGCCGACGAGCCGGTGTTTACCGCCTACTGCCACCCCGAGGACGCCGACACCGTAAAGGAGGCGTTCCGGCGCGCGTACAACAAGATCTCCCCGCCCTGCCGGATCGTCGTCGAGAAGGGCGAGAAGCTGCTCGTCGCGTAA
- a CDS encoding tautomerase family protein — MPLLSITTNKRIDPDAKQLFSASLAETYAEVMDSETGYLAVKHDSVDRGDLWLGRAGGSKGDVVLLEADVRAGRSVERRRAFVLEFIETVHEKWDVPASNVKVVFTEHDGTHMMGHDRVGGDWKPEG, encoded by the coding sequence ATGCCCTTGCTTTCGATCACGACGAACAAACGGATCGATCCCGACGCGAAACAGTTGTTCTCGGCGTCGCTTGCCGAAACCTACGCCGAGGTGATGGACAGCGAAACCGGATACCTGGCGGTGAAACACGATTCGGTCGACCGTGGAGATCTCTGGCTCGGACGCGCAGGTGGATCCAAGGGAGACGTGGTCCTCCTCGAGGCCGACGTTCGAGCGGGGCGGTCGGTCGAACGGCGGCGCGCGTTCGTACTCGAGTTCATCGAGACGGTACACGAGAAGTGGGACGTCCCTGCCTCGAACGTGAAGGTAGTCTTCACCGAACACGACGGGACCCACATGATGGGACACGACCGCGTCGGCGGCGACTGGAAACCCGAAGGGTAA
- a CDS encoding DUF7091 family protein, with protein MDERWKHVLRQRIREIGRRYEEAKHAYWEGREEVEGERDRSGAPRYDLPTDEDGNARLVCRRYAERRPVPVDRQGRPACFEPDHPDCEGCREDIQDGTVETYDDHL; from the coding sequence ATGGACGAGCGGTGGAAACACGTGCTCAGACAGCGCATCCGGGAGATCGGCCGCCGCTACGAGGAGGCAAAACACGCCTACTGGGAGGGAAGAGAGGAGGTCGAAGGGGAACGCGACCGGTCCGGCGCCCCCCGGTACGATCTGCCGACAGACGAGGACGGTAACGCACGGCTGGTCTGTCGTCGGTACGCCGAACGGCGGCCGGTCCCCGTCGACCGCCAGGGCCGGCCGGCGTGTTTCGAACCCGATCACCCGGACTGTGAAGGGTGTCGAGAGGACATCCAGGACGGGACCGTAGAGACCTACGACGACCACTTGTGA
- a CDS encoding protein sorting system archaetidylserine decarboxylase, translating into MTVPDWLQADRLPRVAVAPGAWRYAVPLFALGLLLPTAPLLAVVGLAGGVAVLWFHRDPPRDPPGGGFVSPADGRVSVLRTEGDRVRVGVFLNVTDVHVCRAPAEGVVEALEHRAGAHRPAFSKGSERNERVDVDCGDYEVSLIAGAFARRIHPYVESGDRLRRGERVGHVSFGSRADVLLPPEVDREDVRVRKGDRVRAGETVIAPGPASKPL; encoded by the coding sequence ATGACCGTCCCGGACTGGCTCCAGGCGGACCGCCTTCCCCGCGTGGCGGTGGCCCCCGGTGCGTGGCGGTACGCCGTCCCGCTGTTTGCACTCGGTCTCCTACTACCGACGGCACCATTGCTCGCAGTCGTGGGACTGGCGGGGGGCGTCGCTGTGCTGTGGTTCCACCGCGATCCACCCCGGGATCCGCCGGGGGGCGGGTTCGTCTCGCCGGCCGACGGCCGGGTGTCGGTGCTCCGGACCGAGGGCGATCGGGTCCGCGTGGGGGTGTTCCTCAACGTCACCGATGTCCACGTCTGTCGGGCGCCGGCCGAAGGCGTCGTCGAGGCTCTCGAGCATCGTGCCGGCGCCCACCGTCCCGCGTTTTCGAAGGGTTCCGAGCGGAACGAGCGCGTCGACGTCGACTGCGGGGACTACGAAGTAAGTCTCATCGCGGGCGCGTTTGCCCGCCGGATCCACCCGTACGTCGAGTCGGGCGATCGGCTTCGCCGGGGCGAACGCGTCGGCCACGTCTCTTTCGGCTCGCGTGCGGACGTGTTGCTTCCGCCGGAGGTCGATCGCGAGGACGTCCGGGTTCGGAAGGGTGACCGAGTTCGCGCCGGCGAGACGGTGATCGCGCCGGGCCCTGCATCGAAGCCTTTATAA
- a CDS encoding MATE family efflux transporter — MLSRLRRVWRRVFALAWPVMAEQTFRTAMRTTDVIVTALFSPAAVVAIGLADLYARFPLRIGLGLGSGAIALSSQDTGAGATGRRDEVVTQALLLGLFAGVPFVAFGYFLGEFAIRIFGASDRVVALGAVYLAIIFATAPARHVALVGARALQGTGDTQTPMYVNVFANSLNIAGSIVLGLGLFGFPRLEVVGVGIATATANVVTAALLCAAIYTTWTPANFARPRDLTLAKQLLQVGAPRMAEGFGSELAEFPFNALLLGFGEVVNAGFQIGRRVYQQVTGPLSRGYNVAASVLVGQELGAGNPAEARFNGWAVAGLGIVTVGTIGILLAVFAEPVVTHPVVVELFGREDPAALAYGAAFAQVYGLSAVALVSFSSLSGSLQGASETRIPFVARLSGMFVFFLGVSWLLGSTLGYGAVGAYVGVFLAYVWMALVVACGFGYSGWADRAARLMDERSDDEGSGAVEGGTVGDPDVD, encoded by the coding sequence ATGCTCTCGCGTCTGCGGCGCGTCTGGCGTCGGGTGTTCGCGCTCGCCTGGCCCGTGATGGCCGAACAGACGTTCCGGACGGCGATGCGGACGACCGACGTGATCGTCACGGCGCTGTTCTCGCCGGCGGCGGTCGTCGCGATCGGCCTGGCGGACCTGTACGCCCGGTTCCCGTTGCGGATCGGGCTAGGGCTGGGAAGCGGTGCGATCGCGCTCTCCTCACAGGACACCGGCGCCGGCGCCACCGGCCGCCGCGACGAGGTGGTGACGCAGGCGTTGCTTTTGGGGCTGTTCGCCGGCGTCCCGTTCGTCGCGTTCGGCTACTTCCTCGGGGAGTTTGCGATCCGGATCTTCGGCGCGAGCGATCGGGTGGTGGCGCTGGGAGCGGTGTATCTCGCGATCATCTTCGCGACCGCGCCAGCCCGCCACGTCGCGCTGGTTGGGGCCCGTGCGCTGCAGGGGACTGGCGACACGCAGACGCCGATGTACGTCAACGTGTTCGCAAACTCGCTGAACATCGCCGGCTCGATCGTTCTCGGACTCGGCCTGTTCGGCTTTCCCCGCCTGGAGGTCGTCGGGGTCGGGATCGCAACCGCCACCGCCAACGTCGTCACGGCCGCGCTTCTGTGTGCCGCGATCTACACCACCTGGACCCCCGCGAACTTCGCCCGCCCCCGCGATCTCACGCTCGCAAAACAGTTGCTCCAGGTCGGCGCCCCGCGGATGGCGGAGGGGTTCGGCTCCGAGCTCGCGGAGTTCCCGTTCAACGCTCTCCTTTTGGGATTCGGTGAGGTCGTCAACGCGGGCTTCCAGATCGGTCGCCGGGTGTACCAGCAGGTGACGGGGCCGCTCTCGCGGGGGTACAACGTCGCCGCGAGCGTGCTGGTCGGCCAGGAGCTGGGGGCGGGTAACCCCGCCGAGGCGCGGTTCAACGGCTGGGCGGTTGCCGGCCTCGGGATCGTCACGGTCGGGACGATCGGAATCCTGCTTGCGGTCTTCGCCGAGCCGGTCGTCACACATCCGGTCGTCGTTGAGCTGTTCGGGCGGGAGGATCCGGCGGCGCTTGCCTACGGTGCGGCCTTCGCGCAGGTGTACGGGCTCTCTGCGGTCGCGCTCGTGTCGTTTTCCTCGCTGTCGGGTTCGCTACAGGGGGCAAGCGAGACGCGGATCCCGTTCGTCGCGCGGCTCAGCGGCATGTTCGTCTTCTTCCTCGGGGTGTCGTGGCTGCTCGGGTCGACGCTCGGCTACGGGGCGGTGGGCGCGTACGTCGGCGTCTTCCTGGCGTACGTCTGGATGGCGCTCGTGGTGGCGTGCGGCTTCGGCTACTCCGGCTGGGCGGACCGCGCCGCCAGGCTGATGGACGAACGCAGCGACGACGAGGGGTCCGGCGCGGTCGAGGGGGGTACGGTCGGCGATCCCGACGTCGACTGA
- the ilvA gene encoding threonine ammonia-lyase produces the protein MLTLEDVLAADDRIRDVVRWTPLERSHSFSEETGADVALKLENFQRTGAFKIRGALNRIETLDDERKRAGVITASAGNHAQGVALAATRAGVDSTIVMPEFAPISKVKATRRYGGTVILHGEDYDAAQAHARELAKAEDRTYVHAFDDEEVMAGQGTIGLEIVEDCPEVDTVVVPIGGGGLIAGIATAVTEQLEDVRVIGVQAEGASSARESLERGEIYERDQVDTIADGIATRRIGDKPFAVMKERVDEVATVTDREIALALTLLLERTKALVEGAGAVSLAAVLAEAFDYEDGETIVPALCGGNINLNQLTTVVMRGLVQLGRYLKIRTVLKDRPGALQSLVDVIADSGANIYAIHHDRTSRKAAVNAAEVELEIETHDTEHAEELIAKLRGKGYAVDVLD, from the coding sequence ATGCTCACCCTCGAGGACGTTCTCGCAGCCGACGACCGAATCCGTGACGTCGTCCGGTGGACGCCGCTCGAGCGCTCCCACAGTTTCTCCGAAGAGACGGGTGCGGACGTGGCGCTGAAACTGGAGAACTTCCAGCGCACCGGCGCGTTCAAGATCCGTGGGGCGTTGAACCGGATCGAAACCCTTGACGACGAGCGGAAGCGGGCGGGCGTGATCACCGCCAGTGCGGGAAACCACGCGCAGGGAGTAGCGCTGGCGGCGACCCGCGCCGGCGTCGACTCCACGATCGTGATGCCGGAGTTCGCGCCGATATCGAAGGTGAAAGCGACCCGCCGGTACGGCGGGACGGTGATCCTCCACGGCGAAGACTACGACGCGGCGCAGGCGCACGCACGTGAACTCGCAAAAGCGGAGGACAGGACGTACGTCCACGCGTTCGACGACGAAGAGGTGATGGCCGGCCAGGGGACGATCGGCCTCGAGATCGTCGAAGACTGTCCGGAGGTCGACACCGTCGTCGTCCCGATCGGGGGTGGCGGGCTGATCGCGGGGATCGCGACCGCCGTGACCGAACAGCTCGAGGACGTTCGAGTGATCGGCGTACAGGCGGAGGGCGCCTCCTCGGCGAGGGAGTCGCTCGAACGCGGGGAGATATACGAGCGCGACCAGGTCGACACAATCGCCGACGGGATCGCGACCCGGCGAATCGGGGACAAGCCGTTCGCCGTCATGAAGGAACGCGTCGACGAGGTGGCCACCGTCACGGACCGGGAGATCGCGCTCGCGTTGACCCTGCTTTTAGAGCGGACGAAAGCGCTCGTGGAGGGGGCGGGGGCGGTGTCGCTTGCGGCGGTGCTTGCAGAGGCGTTCGACTACGAGGACGGCGAGACGATCGTTCCGGCGCTGTGTGGCGGTAACATCAACCTGAACCAGCTCACGACGGTGGTGATGCGGGGACTGGTTCAGCTGGGTCGGTATCTGAAGATCCGAACCGTGCTGAAGGATCGCCCCGGCGCGCTGCAGTCGCTGGTGGACGTCATCGCCGACAGTGGGGCGAACATCTACGCCATCCACCACGATCGGACCTCCCGGAAGGCGGCGGTCAACGCCGCGGAGGTGGAACTGGAGATCGAAACCCACGACACCGAACACGCCGAGGAGCTGATCGCAAAGCTCCGCGGGAAGGGGTATGCCGTGGACGTACTCGACTGA
- a CDS encoding pyridoxal phosphate-dependent aminotransferase codes for MEYQEPQFFAVMQYASRAAGDVIDMVSGNPDWEPPAALREGLREYADASPDEFQYPPSEGLRELREEIAARRNVDVSQVVVTNGAGEANYLGMASALDRDTGSGVVLVDPVYPYYPGKADMLGGEPELVPSRRDGSLDVEAMVGAIDDDTACVVLNTPNNPTGAVYDIDAVRRVIETAEEHDAVVVVDEVYDHFDFGGDFESALAIDSPHRIVTSAFSKSMAITGLRVGYAILPEALVGGAKTRHMLVNVATSRPAQAAVVHALQETEPEYYERTRRLLSERIDAFTDALDAAGAAYTTPEGSFYVLARFDGFPGTMENVQRLIDEAGVAGMPGETFGSAREDWIRFALVTPRATEGANRLAEYFE; via the coding sequence ATGGAGTATCAGGAGCCGCAGTTCTTCGCGGTCATGCAGTACGCGTCGCGGGCGGCGGGCGACGTCATCGACATGGTGTCGGGCAATCCGGACTGGGAGCCGCCGGCGGCGCTCCGGGAGGGACTCCGGGAGTACGCCGACGCCAGCCCCGACGAGTTCCAGTACCCGCCCAGCGAGGGGCTGCGGGAGTTGCGCGAGGAGATCGCCGCCAGACGGAACGTCGACGTCTCGCAGGTCGTCGTCACCAACGGCGCCGGCGAGGCGAACTACCTCGGGATGGCGAGTGCCCTCGACCGGGACACCGGCTCGGGCGTCGTGCTCGTAGATCCCGTCTACCCGTACTACCCGGGGAAAGCCGATATGCTCGGCGGGGAGCCCGAGTTGGTTCCGTCCCGGCGGGACGGGTCGCTGGACGTCGAGGCGATGGTCGGGGCGATCGACGACGACACCGCCTGCGTCGTGCTCAACACGCCGAACAACCCGACCGGCGCAGTGTACGACATCGACGCCGTCCGACGGGTGATCGAAACCGCGGAGGAACACGACGCGGTGGTCGTCGTCGACGAGGTGTACGACCACTTCGACTTCGGGGGCGACTTCGAGAGCGCCCTCGCGATCGACTCGCCACACCGGATCGTCACCAGCGCGTTCTCGAAGTCGATGGCGATTACCGGCCTCCGGGTCGGGTACGCGATCCTGCCGGAGGCGCTCGTTGGCGGGGCGAAGACCCGCCACATGCTGGTAAACGTGGCGACGAGCCGGCCCGCACAGGCGGCGGTCGTGCATGCACTCCAGGAGACGGAGCCGGAGTACTACGAGCGTACACGCCGATTGCTCTCCGAGCGCATCGACGCCTTTACCGACGCGCTCGACGCCGCCGGCGCAGCCTACACCACCCCCGAGGGGTCGTTTTACGTGCTCGCCCGGTTCGACGGCTTCCCGGGGACGATGGAGAACGTCCAGCGCCTGATCGACGAGGCCGGCGTCGCCGGCATGCCCGGCGAGACGTTCGGTTCGGCGCGGGAAGACTGGATTCGGTTCGCGCTCGTCACGCCCAGGGCGACCGAAGGCGCAAACCGGCTCGCGGAGTACTTCGAGTGA
- a CDS encoding AAA family ATPase — translation MDGPLWTERHAPTLEELPQSEAREKLTRAVDEPMNLIVQGPRGVGKTAAVRALARRTHEDPDADLIEINVADFFSRSKKQIREDPRFASFLTGRSRMAKRDMINHVLKESASHAPVSGSFKTISLDNAEEIREDFQQALRRVMEKHHRTTQFVITTRQPTKLIPPIRSRCFPIRLRAPTAEETMDVLARICEAEEIPYDDDGLEFVASAAGGNLRRAVLSAQATAVAQGELTMTAAYEALGEVGDDEAVRTALAAAKEGDLSTTRSELDDLLDEGYGGQELLRELLRVARSGSNYGGRELARLHRLAGDADRDIAEGTDDLVHLTHLLAAWGQGRESLDPPPIGAEGP, via the coding sequence ATGGACGGCCCGCTGTGGACCGAACGGCACGCCCCGACGCTCGAGGAGCTCCCCCAGAGTGAGGCCCGCGAGAAGCTCACTCGGGCGGTCGACGAGCCGATGAACCTGATCGTACAGGGGCCACGCGGGGTCGGGAAGACCGCGGCGGTGCGGGCGCTGGCCCGCCGCACCCACGAGGACCCCGACGCCGACCTCATCGAGATCAACGTCGCGGATTTCTTCTCCCGGAGCAAAAAACAGATCCGCGAGGACCCTCGGTTCGCGTCGTTCCTGACGGGTCGCTCCCGGATGGCGAAACGGGACATGATAAACCACGTGCTCAAGGAATCGGCGAGCCACGCCCCCGTTTCGGGATCGTTCAAGACGATTTCGCTGGACAACGCCGAGGAGATCCGCGAGGACTTCCAGCAGGCGCTGCGCCGGGTGATGGAGAAACACCACCGGACGACCCAGTTCGTCATCACGACCCGCCAGCCAACGAAGCTGATCCCGCCGATCAGGTCGCGGTGTTTCCCGATCCGCCTGCGCGCCCCCACGGCCGAAGAGACGATGGACGTGCTCGCCCGGATCTGCGAGGCCGAGGAGATCCCGTACGACGACGACGGCCTGGAGTTCGTCGCGAGCGCTGCCGGCGGGAACCTCCGTCGGGCGGTGTTGAGCGCGCAGGCGACCGCCGTCGCACAGGGGGAGCTGACGATGACCGCCGCCTACGAGGCGCTCGGCGAGGTCGGCGACGACGAGGCGGTCCGGACGGCGCTGGCGGCCGCAAAGGAAGGCGACCTCTCGACGACCAGATCCGAACTCGACGACCTGCTCGACGAGGGGTACGGCGGCCAGGAACTGCTCCGGGAGCTGTTGCGGGTGGCCCGGTCGGGGTCGAACTACGGCGGCCGGGAACTGGCCCGCCTCCACCGGCTCGCCGGCGACGCCGACCGCGACATCGCGGAGGGAACTGACGACCTGGTGCATCTCACCCACCTGCTTGCGGCGTGGGGACAGGGCCGAGAGTCGCTGGATCCGCCGCCGATCGGCGCCGAGGGACCATGA
- a CDS encoding Hsp20/alpha crystallin family protein, with amino-acid sequence MRRDDRDDPFGDIFDEIERMMNEVTGGGDDPGFGTETHVDVYTEEDGVRLVADLPGVSKEDINLQCDGEILTISAASTRREYDERIRLPVRVDEHSASARFNNGVLEVEFDRADDSASIDLN; translated from the coding sequence ATGAGAAGGGACGACCGCGACGACCCGTTCGGCGACATTTTCGACGAGATCGAACGGATGATGAACGAGGTGACCGGCGGTGGCGACGACCCTGGCTTCGGGACGGAAACACACGTCGACGTGTACACCGAGGAGGACGGCGTCCGGCTGGTCGCAGACCTCCCCGGCGTCTCGAAGGAGGACATCAACCTCCAGTGTGACGGGGAGATTCTCACCATCAGCGCCGCCAGCACGCGCCGGGAGTACGACGAACGGATCCGGCTCCCCGTCCGGGTGGACGAACACTCCGCGAGCGCCCGGTTCAACAACGGCGTCCTCGAGGTGGAGTTCGACCGGGCCGACGACTCCGCGTCGATCGACCTGAACTAG
- a CDS encoding ATP-grasp domain-containing protein produces MLRLAMSTKEETYERIGTPLEERGIELGYVSIEGDVVRLPFRTGTFDVGFVYPSRLSEGGVIDASLSVPWVNDRDVVSTSRNKAEVYARLADAGLPIPETRYVSNPADRDAVVDAAREIGFPLVVKPNSTTRGEGIVRVEDPDSLAGVLDYLNLIHEFPATDDRSYLIQEFLPGARDYRAMVLDGDVVGAVERQLPSSGRDAGRWKHNVHRGGEAVGVDLPERARQLARNAAGTLGIRYLGVDLLRTDDRWVVNETNARPTVDDAEKYDPGFYDRLAVLIRDVADE; encoded by the coding sequence ATGCTCCGGCTGGCGATGTCCACGAAAGAGGAGACCTATGAGCGGATCGGTACTCCGCTGGAGGAGCGAGGAATCGAACTCGGTTACGTGTCCATCGAGGGGGACGTCGTTCGCCTTCCTTTCAGGACCGGGACGTTCGACGTCGGATTCGTGTATCCCTCCAGGCTCTCGGAAGGTGGGGTGATCGACGCGTCGCTGTCCGTCCCGTGGGTGAACGACAGGGATGTGGTTTCGACCTCGCGGAACAAAGCCGAAGTGTACGCCAGACTCGCCGACGCTGGACTCCCGATCCCGGAGACGCGATACGTTTCGAACCCGGCAGACAGAGACGCCGTCGTCGACGCCGCCCGGGAGATCGGCTTTCCCCTCGTGGTCAAGCCCAACTCGACGACCCGTGGCGAAGGGATCGTTCGCGTCGAAGATCCCGACTCGCTTGCGGGCGTTCTGGACTATCTGAATCTCATCCACGAGTTCCCGGCGACCGACGATCGGTCCTACCTGATCCAGGAGTTTCTCCCGGGGGCGAGAGACTACCGGGCGATGGTCCTCGACGGCGACGTCGTCGGCGCTGTCGAGCGCCAACTACCGTCTTCCGGGCGGGATGCCGGGCGATGGAAACACAACGTCCACCGCGGCGGCGAGGCAGTCGGTGTCGATCTCCCGGAGCGGGCCCGCCAACTCGCCCGGAATGCGGCAGGGACACTCGGAATCCGCTATCTCGGCGTAGACCTGCTTCGGACCGACGACAGGTGGGTCGTCAACGAGACGAACGCACGTCCCACCGTCGACGACGCCGAGAAGTACGATCCTGGGTTTTACGACCGACTCGCGGTACTGATTCGGGACGTCGCAGACGAGTAA
- the rnz gene encoding ribonuclease Z, producing the protein MSFRVTFLGTGGAVPTTERGPSAILANREGDRLLFDCGEGTQRQMMRFGTGFSVSHVFFTHLHGDHILGLPGLVQTWDFNDRSESLTIHCPPGTRNHVKSLLRTGGHDPGFPIRVNEVSPGNVALRAAEYEVRAFRTNHRTRAQGYALIEDDRPGKFDRQKAEEELGIPPGPAYGRLHEGDPVELDDGRVIQPEQVVGEPRPGRRFVYTGDTRPVDETVEAAENADLLVHDATFASDYADRARETAHSTGREAARIADLAGAKRLALVHISSRYAGDPSPIEREARSIFENAFVPDDGRRIEIPYPDA; encoded by the coding sequence ATGTCTTTCCGTGTGACGTTCCTCGGGACTGGCGGCGCCGTCCCGACGACGGAACGGGGCCCGAGCGCGATCCTGGCCAACCGCGAGGGCGACCGGCTGCTGTTCGACTGCGGCGAGGGAACCCAGCGGCAGATGATGCGGTTCGGCACCGGGTTTTCGGTCTCGCACGTCTTTTTCACTCACCTCCACGGCGATCACATCCTCGGTCTCCCCGGGCTGGTCCAGACGTGGGACTTCAACGACCGGTCGGAGTCGCTTACGATCCACTGCCCGCCCGGCACCCGCAACCACGTGAAGTCGCTTTTGCGCACCGGCGGCCACGACCCCGGATTCCCGATCCGGGTAAACGAGGTATCCCCGGGAAACGTCGCCTTGCGCGCCGCGGAGTACGAGGTTCGCGCGTTCCGGACGAACCACCGCACTAGAGCGCAAGGGTACGCCCTGATCGAGGACGACCGGCCGGGCAAGTTCGACCGGCAGAAGGCCGAAGAGGAGCTCGGAATCCCGCCGGGACCGGCGTACGGCCGGCTGCACGAGGGGGATCCCGTCGAACTCGACGACGGACGGGTCATCCAGCCGGAGCAGGTGGTCGGCGAGCCCCGCCCTGGGCGGCGGTTCGTCTACACCGGCGACACCCGACCGGTCGACGAGACGGTCGAGGCTGCCGAGAACGCCGACCTGCTCGTTCACGACGCGACGTTCGCCTCCGACTACGCCGACCGGGCCCGCGAGACCGCCCACTCGACGGGGAGGGAGGCCGCCCGGATCGCCGACCTGGCGGGCGCAAAGCGGCTCGCGCTCGTGCACATCTCATCGCGGTATGCCGGGGACCCCTCGCCGATCGAGCGCGAAGCGCGGTCGATATTCGAGAACGCGTTCGTCCCGGACGACGGCCGGCGCATCGAGATCCCCTATCCCGACGCGTGA
- a CDS encoding gamma-glutamylcyclotransferase family protein: MDVFVYGTLTAPDRVGELLDSYVFVGAATLYGLHAVEGRYPTLAPGGRVAGRLLRTDEIDRLDRYEGVDRGLYVRVSVPIEDDNVDDNVDEAAVYVGDPDRLGADVTWPGSGQFRDRVEAYVETENVRIVRTRPNDGR, encoded by the coding sequence ATGGACGTCTTCGTATACGGGACGCTCACGGCGCCGGACCGCGTCGGGGAGCTGCTCGACTCGTACGTCTTCGTCGGGGCGGCGACGCTTTACGGGCTCCACGCGGTGGAGGGACGGTACCCGACGCTCGCTCCGGGTGGACGGGTCGCCGGTCGGCTGCTCCGCACCGACGAAATCGACCGACTCGACCGATACGAGGGAGTCGATCGGGGACTCTACGTCCGGGTTTCGGTCCCGATCGAGGACGACAACGTCGACGACAACGTGGACGAAGCCGCCGTCTACGTCGGCGATCCGGATCGGCTCGGTGCCGACGTCACCTGGCCGGGGTCCGGTCAGTTCCGCGACCGGGTCGAAGCGTACGTCGAAACCGAGAACGTCCGTATCGTCCGCACCCGCCCGAACGACGGCAGGTGA